A portion of the Lampris incognitus isolate fLamInc1 chromosome 9, fLamInc1.hap2, whole genome shotgun sequence genome contains these proteins:
- the aqp10a gene encoding aquaporin-10a — translation MNADPPDMKVYFIWDHLQAWHMDSVSEWPGAQLEEKMKHQKFRLRNPLLRECLAEFFGTFVVLVFGCSAAAQVKTSRETKGEYLSVNMAFSVGVMSAMYLTKGITGAHLNPAVTLSFCSLGHVRWGRLVPYCLSQLVGAYVASALVYLVYYDAIMDFSGGVLAVRGPNETASIFATYPSEYISLGRSFLDQVVGTGMLMVSILGLGEQRNTPAPPGLIPPIVGAVILGISTSMSANCGAAINPARDLGPRLFTLTAGWGTEVFTCYNYWFWVPLLAPMIGGVLGSLLYLVFIDWHLPDPDPPADLCITPTFNQDCLQPSMVKEKGGELKMARF, via the exons ATGAATGCAGATCCTCCAGACATGAAGGTCTATTTTATATGGGACCACCTGCAGGCCTGGCACATGGACTCGG TATCTGAGTGGCCAGGAGCCCAG CTTGAGGAGAAGATGAAACACCAGAAGTTCAGGCTGAGGAATCCTCTGCTGCGGGAGTGCCTGGCTGAGTTCTTTGGGACATTTGTCGTGCTG GTCTTCGGCTGTTCGGCTGCAGCGCAGGTCAAGACCAGCCGAGAGACAAAGGGCGAGTATCTGTCGGTCAACATGGCCTTCTCTGTGGGGGTGATGTCCGCCATGTACCTCACCAAGGGCATCACAG GCGCCCATCTGAACCCGGCTGTGACCCTGAGTTTCTGTTCATTGGGGCATGTGCGCTGGGGGAGGCTGGTGCCGTACTGCCTCTCTCAGCTTGTGGGGGCGTATGTTGCATCTGCCCTGGTGTACCTGGTCTATTATG ATGCTATAATGGACTTTAGCGGAGGGGTGTTGGCTGTACGCGGTCCAAATGAGACGGCGTCAATATTCGCCACATATCCATCAGAGTACATCTCTCTTGGCAGAAGTTTCTTGGACCAG GTAGTGGGCACGGGAATGCTGATGGTGAGCATCCTGGGTTTGGGCGAGCAGAGGAATACCCCCGCCCCCCCGGGGTTAATTCCACCCATTGTGGGAGCAGTCATCCTGGGGATCTCCACGTCGATGTCAGCCAACTGCGGGGCCGCAATAAACCCCGCACGAGACCTGGGGCCACGCCTGTTCACACTGACCGCAGGCTGGGGCACGGAGGTCTTTAC GTGTTACAACTACTGGTTCTGGGTCCCCCTCTTGGCTCCAATGATAGGAGGTGTCCTGGGCTCTCTGTTGTACTTGGTCTTCATAGACTGGCACCTACCTGACCCGGACCCCCCCGCAGACCTCTGCATCACCCCCACCTTCAACCAAGACTGCTTGCAGCCCTCCATGGTCAAAGAAAAAGGAGGCGAATTAAAGATGGCGCGATTCTAG